The Flammeovirga pectinis genomic interval CAGACTATGACGGTAAACGTGAGAAGATGGAGAGCTGAAAATATCCCAGCATTTAAGTCAGAGCCATTAATAACATCTCCATATGATTACTTGGCAAAATTAAAGATTGAGCTTAAGTCTTCAAATTATGGAATGAAACCTCATACAACATCTTGGCCAGCAGTTTTAGATGATATCCGTAGGTCAGTTTATAACGGTAACTCTTCTATTGGCGTCGGCTTTATGAAAGATGAATTAGAAGCTATAATGGCTAAAACAGAAGATAAAAAAGAACGTGCCATTTTAGTTTATACATTAATTCAATCACGTATGACATGGGATGGTAGCTATGGAAGGTACAAAAGTAGTTCTTTAAGAAAGAGCTATATAGATAAAAAAGGGAATGTAGTTGATGTTAATTTATTACTAATTGGGGCTTTGAACAAAGTAGGAGTAACTACTACACCTTTGTATGGTAGCACTAGAAAATATGGTAAAATTGTTAGAGGGTCTGCTGAAAAATCACAATTGATCTATGTAATGGCTGTATCTTCTATTGATGGGGATAAGGTGATTTTAGATGCAACTTCTAAATCTACTCCTTTTGGTGTACTCCCTGAAAGAGCATTAAATTATCAAGGTGTTTTAATGTCTAACAACGATCATATTAATGGACAGTTTATGGCTATTAACCCAACAGCAAAGGATGATATTAGTATTCGAATGAAGATGAAAATAAATCCTGATTTAGGTATTGAAGGTAATAAGCAGGTTACTTATAAAGGTTATGCAGCTATTGATTGGAGGGATGAAGTGAATAGTGACGAAGAGGACGAGTACTTAACTTCTCTAGAAGAAGATGTTATAGGACTTTCTATCTCTGATTATGAAAAAGAAGGAGCTTCTAATAAGTACGAAAAAGCTATTGAGAAATATAATTTTGAGGTAGAAAATGTTATTGAAAAGGTGGGTGATAAATTTATTTTTAATCCTATGTTTTTAATAAGCTTGAGTGAAAATCCATTTACTCAAGAAAAAAGACTTTACCCTGTAGAACTTCCATATAGTATAGATAGAAAATATACATTTCAGGTTGAATTACCTGAAGGATTTGATGTAGTGGATTTACCAAAACCACAGCAAATGGTGTTGCCTAACAAAGGTGGTAAGTTTAGATATCAAATAGTTAAAAATAATAATATGCTTACTTTTCTTATTGATTTTGAGTTAAACAAACTGGTTTTTAATACGAATGAGTATACTCTTTTAAAGACTTTCTTTGAAAAGGCTTACTCAATCCAAAAGATGCCATTAGAACTTACTCAAATACAATAATATGATGACAAAGCAGCTTATAATAGTTTTAATGCTATTAATGATTGGGCAATTGAATGCTCAATCATTAGATAGTATTGATCCAAATTTAATTAAAGGAGCAAATAGTGTAATCCTCTCTTCAACTAGAGACTTTAAAGTCCTTGACGAAGGATCGGCAGAACTTCACTTTACTAAGAAAATTGTAATTTTAAATAAAGAAGGAAAAGACGAAGCACAAATGGTTGTCTTTTATGATAATTCCTCTAGTATTTCGGATTTTAAAGGTTCTATCTATCAAAATGGATTTAAGAAACCAAAGAAGTTTAAAACTACAGAAATTATAGATAGAAGTACAGAAAGTAGTGGTTCAGTGAGTGTTACTGATGGTAGAGTACAATATATAGACCCTACTTTAACAACATACCCTGTTATTATAGAATACTCTTACACTAAAAAATATTCTGGACTTTTTAGTTATCCTACATGGTACCCTGTTTCTGATTTTAAGCAATTTGTATTGTCATCTTCCTATACGCTTGATATACCAAAGGGATTTAAATTTAGACAAAAAATAAAAGGGATTGAAGATCCAATTGTATCAGAAAAAGAAGGTAGAGAAATTTATAATTGGTCTGTAAATAATTTACCAATTATAAAATCAGAAGCAATGCATTTACCAGTGTATGAAATTTTTCCAAGTGTAGAAGTTCAACCTTATGGATTTGAATATGAAAAAACAAAAGGAAGGTTAGATACTTGGACTACGTTTGGTGATTATATTTATTCTCTTAATAAAGGAACTTGGGATTTAAGTGATGAAACCAAATTAGAAATTAAAGAGCTTACAAAAAGCGCTTCATCAGACTTAGAAAAAGCACAGATTGTATATAATTATCTTCAAAATAAGGTACGTTATATAAGTGTCCAATTAGGTATTGGTGGTTTAAAACCCGCTAATTCTTTACAAGTAGATACAAAGGGCTACGGAGATTGTAAAGGTCTTTCAAATTATATGTATACCTTACTTAAAGAGGTTGGAGTAGAAAGTAGGTATGCTATAATTTATGGAGGAAGAAATCCATCGAAAGTAGATGTTGAAATGGTGGGTACTCAATTTAATCATGCAATTTTGTGTTTACCAACTGTTGCAGATACGGTTTGGTTAGAATGTACTAGCCAAACTACTCCTTTTGGGTATTTAGGTAAATTTACTGGTAATAGAAAAGCATTATTGATTGAGGATGGACATAGTAAATTAGTCAATACAACTTCTTATAGAGTAGATGATAATTTACAAACTCGAAAATCAGTAGTCAAAATAAATAATAATGGAGGGGCACTTGTAGAAGGTGACTTAGTAGGGAGAGGATATCAATTTGGTAATTTCTCTCATTGGGAACAATTGCCTGATAAAGAATTGAGAGAACGTTTTCTAAGAAGTTATGCTTTAACTACATCAGAACTTGTAAACCTGTCAATTGATATTGATAAGTCTTATCCAGATCCTTCGGCTACTTTAGCTTATGTTGTAGAGGTCAAAGATTTTGGTAAAAACATCTCAGAAGGTAAATTAATTCCGTTATTCCCTTATTATGGAGATTATAGTTTACCTAAGAAATATAGGTCTAGAAAATTAGCTTTTAGCTTAAAATATGATTACAAAGATGTTGATGAAATAGAATTTCATTTACCAGAAGGAACATCAATTGAAGAATTACCAACATCAAAAGAAATTCTTTCTGATTTTGGCTCTTACAGATCATCTTTTACTAAGGTATCAACTTCTATTTATCTTTATAAAAGAGAATTCATTACAACTAAAGGAGAATTTGAAGCAAGTAGATATAAAGACTACTATGCTTTTAGAACTAAAATAAAGAAAGCTGATAAAGAACGTTTTTGGCTAAAAAATGCAAGTCAGAGTACAACAAAAGATGTTGAATAAAAAAAGTCCTCTTGAAGTAAATTCAAGAGGACTTTTTTACGAATTCTATTTTTAAATTTCATCAAGCAGTGTTACCGTTGTTCTACGGTTAACCTGATGTTCTTCTTCTGTTTCTGCATTAAATACTACTGGTAGTAATTCACCATAGCCTTTTGCTTCAATTCTGTCTTTTTCAATACCTCTACTAATAATATAATTTACAGCAGATTCAGCTCTTTTTTGAGATAGCTTGATATTGTATTTTTCCGACCCTCTATCATCTGTGTGTGAACCAAGTTCAATACTAATATTTGGGTGTTGTTCTAATAATGTAACAAGTTTATCTAGTTCTCTTGCAGCATCAATACGGATTCTATAATCATCAAAATCATAAAGGATATTATTTAAAGTAATTTCACCTTCTTCAATTAATTCATCATAAAAATCTTTTGTAAGATCAACCTCAGATTCTAATACCCAATCAACAATTTTTTCAGGTCTGTCTTTAATATCTTCTTGGTCAATCTCTTTGTCTGCAGTTGTATAATATACAGAATCTTGGAAATATTTTTCTTTTTGAGCAATCAAGATATAATCATCACCCATTACCAATTGTGTTTTAAACTCGTATCTCCCTTTATCATCAGAAAGTACCTTTTCTACAAGCGAACCATCTGGTTTTAATAGCATAACATCCACACCTGCTAAAGGTACTTCAGAAGTATCTTTAACTCCAATAGAATTACCTGCTAAGAAATAATTGACAGGTTTATTAATTGGTGTTTTATCCGAGAAGAAATAAATATGATCTTGATTTGATTTATCATCACCAACTTGCCTTGATGATGTAAAAGCACCAAATCTTTTTTCTAAGAATACTAAACCAAAATCATCTGCAGAAGAGTTGAACGGCTTACCCATATTCTTAATTTTTATTTTCTTACTTTTTCTAGAAGCCTCAAATAAATCTAATCCTCCTAAACCTGGGTGGCCATCGGAAGCGAAGTACATTTTGCCTGTTGCAGCAACATAAGGAAACATATCATTGCCTCTAGAATTTATTTTAGGACCCATGTTTCTAGGTTTACCCCAAGTGCCGTTTACATTACGCTGAGACCTATAAATATCGATGCCACCATAGCCACCTTTTCTATTAGAGGCAAAATAAAGTGTTTTTCCATTTACAGACAGGGCAGGGCAAGCATCCCAAGATTGAGGGTTACTAAATTTTAAGATAGTAGGTTCAGACCATTTTCCATCTTCAAAGCGAGATTCAAATAAATCTACTTCCTTATAGTCTTCTTTATGATGCCCCGTATTGCTACGTGCAAAAATCATAAACTTACCATCTCTGCTAAAAGTGGCAGAAGCTTCATGGAAATTAGGATTATTGATTAGACTATCAAAAAATGTTACCTGACCATTACAGCTATCAGCTTTATCAAAAGTGTAGCGGTATAAGTTGGCATATCCTTCTCCAGTTCCTTGATAGACAGCTTCAGAATCTCTTGTAGAAGTAAAGATTAGATCACCATTAAAGAAAGCGGGTGAATAATCTGACTTATTACTACTTAATACTTCACAAAGTGATATATCAATAAATGGATCAACAACTTTGGATAGACTATCTACTAAATCAATTTGTTTGATTTCGTCTTTGGCTCTTCTGATTAATTGACGATCGCTACCCTCTTTAGCATACCTGTTAAAGAGTTTACGAGCTTTCTCATAATCACCTTGTAGTTCTAAGCCGTAGGCATAATAGAAATACATGTCCATATTTTCGTAACCGTTATCTTTTGCCTTTTTGTAATAAGGCAAAGCTTCTGATATACGATTAGAAAGGCGATATGCTTCTGCAATTTTATAATATGCTTCAGGTTTCTCTTTTGCATATTTATTGTTTTCAGCAATGGCTTCATACTTTTTTATTGCAGGTTGATATTCTCCTGTCTCGAAATGTTTTTCTGCAACACTTAGAGGAGAAGAACAACTAGCAATAATGCTTGCGATTGATATAAATAAAAGAAGACGCTTCATGTTTGTAATTTGCGTTTCAATGGTTTGCTAAGGTCAGTGAAATTGATTTTTTCAAAATGTTGATTTTAAAAACCTCTTGATTATAGAAGTTAGGAGTTTGTTTATTGATCTGCAAATTTATTTAATATGAAAACCGTTATTTATAAAAATGATTTTCTGGAGAATGCTGTTATTATAAACAGAAAAAGCATTGTCTATTTAAAAACAATGCTTTTTGTACAATCAAATTAATTGAATTAACCTTCTATTTCTGCATTAAAAACAGGAGTTGCAGGTCCAGTTAAAATGATATCAGTATATTTTTTATCACTCACCTTAGTAAAACCAACGGCTAATTGTCCGCCAAGAACTTTAACTTGAATAGGGCTTTGCATATCATGTTCAATATTTGCAGCAATTGCACAAGCTGTTACTCCTGTACCACAAGCATACGTTTCATCTTCAACGCCTCTTTCAAAAGTTCTTACATCTAAAGACTGTTTTCCTGTTACTTGAGCAAAATTTACATTTGTGCCTTCTTCATTAAATCTTTCATTATGTCTGATGGCTTTACCTTCAGTTACACAATCAAAGTTTGCAAGGTCATTTTCAAAGCGAACGTAATGCGGGGATCCCGTATCCATAAAATAATGGTCGTTATTAACTTCTATCTCACCAGGAGGGTTCATTAATAAATGTACCAGTTGTTTATCATCTAAGGTTGCTTCATGAGCCCCATCTGCAGCCCAAAAAGACGTTTTATTTTCAAATAAGCCCAAGGTATGTGCAAATCTAACAGCACATCTACCTCCGTTACCACACATACTTCCTAAATGTCCATCTGCATTAAAGTAAACCATTTCAAAATCATAGCCTTCTTTTAAGCGGATAAGAATTAGGCCATCTGCTCCAATACCAAAACGTCTGTGGCAAAGAAAAGCGACTTTTTCAAAATCGTTACTATTAAAAGTATTATTACGGTCATCGATCATAATAAAATCGTTACCTGCACCTTGGTATTTCCAGAAATTTATCATTTTCTATGCTTTTTGTTAGAAAGTATATATCAGTTTTACAAGCCTATTTTGGCCTTAAAACTTTAAACGTTGCAAGTTATTAAAAAGATATGAGTTTTTGCTTTCAATTTGAATGTGTAACTTTCGGAGTTAACAAACAAAAAACAAAATTATGCATAGAATAGACGAATTATTTCAGCGTAAGCCAGAAGAGGTATTAAATATTTATTTTACAGCAGGCTATCCAAAATTAGACGATACAAGAACAATCTTAAAAAGTCTACAAGATAGTGGTGCAGATTTAATAGAAATTGGCATACCTTTCTCGGATCCAGTTGCAGATGGTCCGACTATCCAAAAAAGTAATGAACAAGCATTGGAAAATGGAATGACAATGCTAAAATTGTTTGAGCAATTAGAAGGCTTTAGAAAAGAAGTAGATGTACCTGTTGTAGTTATGGGGTATTTTAATCCAATAATGCAATATGGATTAGAGAAATTCTGTAAAGATGCTCAACGTGTAGGGATTGATGGAATTATTGTTCCCGACCTTCCTATGATCGAGTACCAAATGAACTTAAAAGAAATGTTCAATGCACATGGTATTAGAAATACGTTCTTAATTTCGCCTCAAACTTCTGATGCGCGTATTAAAGAAATTGATGATAATACGGAAGGTTTTATCTATATGGTATCATCTGCGAGTGTGACAGGTGCAAAAACTGGAATTTCTTCTGAACAAGTTGACTACTTTAAACGTATTGAAGCAATGAAACTGAAGAATCCAAGATTAATAGGTTTTGGTATTTCAGACAATAAGTCATTTAAAGAAGCATCATCTTATTCTAACGGAGCTATTATTGGTTCTGCTTTTGTAAAACTGATTGGGCAATCGACGGATTTACCAAAAGATATTAAAGGTTTTATTAGTGCCGTAAGAGGAGAATAAGTAGTAAAAAAATAGATATAAAAAAGACCTTGATCATTCTGGATGATCAAGGTCTTTTTTTGTGTATTTATGGTTAGTATGTCTATCGATTAACGACGAGACATTTTCAATACTTTCTTTTGAATCTTAGTGATATCTTTTCCTTCTTGCATTCCAGATAAGATTGCTTGGTTATAAGTATCGATTGCCATGTCTTTAGCACCATTTAAAGCAAGGTAATCCCCTTTTACTTCAAGGTTTTCAGAGTTAGCATCGATTGCGATTGATTTCTCAATCCAAACGTAAGCTTCACTTAAGTTTTTCTTTAATTCAATACATCTATCAGCAGCGTCAGCATAGATAGCCCAATCTGTTGCACTTGCATTTTCTACAGTTGCACGTAGTTTATTAATTTCGTTATCCTCATTGTCATGAATACCTGCAAAAGAAGGTGCAGCAGTGATGATAGCTAAAAGTGCGATTGCGAAGAATTGTTTTAAAGATTTCATGATTATATATGTTTGTGTTTTTTTAAATCTAAATGTTATATGCTTCTACTAATACCAATTGAGTGCCAATTGTTTCTATATTGTTGATTTTCAATTTATTAGATATGGTCTTTGGTGTTTTAAGTGTAATCGTAACGCTGTTTGGGTTGCATAATTGGACATATTGTTCGTAATCGGTCATTTTTTAGAGAATCTATCCAAATATTATTCTGATTTACTTTGTTTGTTTACAGTTGTTAAGAATTTAATACTGTTTTTTGATTAAATGACATAATATTCTATGGATAACAGGGGTCTAGTTGTGGCTATTTTTATACGCTTCGTTATAGGATTGTTCATTGCAGATGTATCTTTTTAGTAATTTGATAAAAAATGAAGGTTATTTTTAATGAAAGTGTAAAAATGTTTATTTTTATCTTTTTATTTTATGGTAATCGTAATAAATACCACCTAGTGGACAGTTTTTGATAAAAAGTGTTCGGTTTACATTATAGTCGCATTTGTAGTGTTATAAACGTTCGTTTTTAGTCGTTTTAGATAGGCTAGATTTAGATGTTTTCTAATTATTAATAGGTGCTAGAAACTTAGAACAATTCGATATATCTTATGGAAATCAAAAAGTCTTTAAAATAGAAAAATACCAACAGAAAGGGTAAAGACCTTTTTAGTTAGTATTTATACTGAACCTTTAAAATAGAGCATAAAAAAAGGTGTTGACGAATTAACATCAACACCATTTAGCGTGAAATTATATTTATTACTTGTTATACAGTTTCAATAATTTTTTTTGTACAGCAGGGATATCATAATCACTGTCATTCATTCCTAAAAGGATAGACTGACGGTAAGCTTCCATTGCCATATTATTAGCACCATTAAGGGCTAGGTAATCACCTTTCAATTCGTAGTTTCTTGCATTTGGTGCAATTTCTAAAGCTGTATCTAACCAAACATAAGCTTCGCTTAAGTTTGTTCTTAACTCAATACATCTTTCTGCAGCATCAGCATATACAGTCCAATCATTTGCTGAAGCATTTTCTACACTATTACGAAGCTTAGTGATTTCGTTATCTTCATTATCTGTACTCGAAGCAAATACGCTTGTTAAAGAGAATAAAGTAACTAATGTGATTGCGAAGATGTTTCTAAGATTTTTCATGACCGTATATATTTAAATAATAAGAATGAAATTCGATTTTGATTACATTTCTACTAATACTAAATATGTGCCATTGTGGTTTAATTATTTGATTTACAGTGTATTGTAGTTTGTTTTTGGTATTTAAAGTGATGTTTGTACACTTTATTTGTTTCTAATTTGGACAGAATGTTCGTAAATGAACAGTTTAAGTTCTTTTTATCCAAATAATATTTTATTTAATGGTGTTTTGTAATATATATTCAGAATATATTAAATGTTTATTGTTGTTTTTTGTGTTTAATATTCTGTTTGGGGATTAGATTTATATTGTTGTTGAATTGAAAATATAGCCCTATTGTGTTTAAAACCTGTTTAGTTACTTTATTTGTAATTTTTCAATCTTTATTTATTGATTTAATAATTATGTAATTAAATCAGTTAGTTGTTTTGTGATTTTAGTAAAAAGTGTTCGGTTATGTGCTTTACTCTAAAAAAATGGATTTAGGTAGCCTATTTTTAATATTCAAAGCATTTTTACAATACTCCGTAGAGTTTTCATTCACATATAAAAAATGGTGATTCGTATATTAAGCTTACAAACAAATCATACGAGATCACCATGAGAAGTATCGAAACACTCCTATTACAAATATTCAAAAAAATGTCAGAGATAAACAAATGGCAACGCTCATTTTTAATAGATCATTTTACTACTTTGCTCTCTTTTATGGGGAAGAATAATTATATGAATTTAGCAAGGTATAGTAAATACAATGAAGGAAGTATTCGGTCTTGGTCTCAACGTACTTTTGATTATTTGACATTCAATATTCTTTTGATAGAATCACTATTCAAAGAATCTCGTATCATCGCTTTGGATCCGAGTTATATTTCTAAAAGTGGTAAAGCAACACCAGGAGTTAGTTATTTTTGGTCAGGTTGTGCAGGTGCTCAAAAATGGGGGTTAGAAATAACAGGACTTGCAAGTGTAGGTTTAGAAAGTAAAACAGCAATGCATTTATCAGCCCACCAAAGTATCCCTGATGGTAAAGGCTTTAATTTACTTTCGCATTGTGCTAATTTAGTAGTGAATAATAAGGAGAAATACTTAAAAATATCTGATACTGTTGTAGTTGATGGGTATTTCTCAAAATATACATTCGTGAACCCTGTGACAGAATCAGGTTTTAAGGTGGTTAGTAAATTTGCTAAAAATATCTATTTACGTTATAAGTATACAGGAAAACCAACAGGAAAAAAAGGACGTCCAAAGACTTTTGACGGACGTGTAAAGTTCCAGAAATTGAATATGAACCATTTCCAATTAGTGACGGCAGAAGAAAATATGAAAATATATGAAGCAATTGTTCACAGTAGAAGCTTAAAACGTTGGGTGAAATGTGTAGTGGTAATCACCGTACTTGATACTGGTAAAGAAAGAAGAGAAATACTTTTTTCTACAGATCTAACAATGGAAGCAGAAGAGGTTATAGAAAGTTATCGCTTACGTTTTCAAATTGAATTTTTGTATAGAGATGCCAAGCAATTTGTGGGGCTCAATTACGGGCAATCAAGAAGTGAAATAAAAATTCATAATCATGTAAATATGTCCTTAACAGCAGTATCAATTGCCAAGGCAATTCACTATTTTAACACGGATGTTATGGAGAAAAAAACATTTTCTTTGTCGAGTATTAAGACTCAGTATTTCAATAAGATGTACCTCGGAAAAATTATTACTTGTTTCGGAATTAATGCCGAAACGAACATTAATTCCGAACATATTACTCAATTGGAGAATTTTGGCTGTATAGCTGCTTAAAACTCTACGGAGTATTGTTTTTATACTTCAGCAAAAAAGTAAATAGATAAAAAAAGAGCCTTTAAAAATAAAGACTCTTCCTTTGAATAGTATGTATTGAACAGGTTAGATAGATAAATCTAAATCCCATTGTTCAAGTATATCAGCAACCTTTCTAACAAACATGCCGCCTAAAGCTCCATCAACAACTCTGTGGTCGTAAGAATGAGAGAAGTAAGCAAACTGTCTGATACCAATAACATCACCCTGAGGGGTCTCTATTACAGCTGGTTTTTTACGTATTGTACCTATTGCCATAATTGCCACTTGTGGCTGCATAATAATAGGAGTTCCAATAGTATTACCAAAAGAGCCAATATTAGAAACTGTATACGTTCCACCAGATAATTCTTCTGGTTTCAATTTGTTTTCTCTTGCTCTTGTTGATAGATCCTGAATTTTTAAAGCTAAACCACTTAAGCTTAAACGGTCAGCATTCCTAATTACAGGAACAATTAGATTACCATTTGGCATAGCTACTGCCATACCAATATTAATATCTTTCTTAACAATAATATTAGTGCCGTCTACTTGTACGTTTATCATAGGGTACTCCTTAATTGCTTTTGCAATAGCAGAGATAATGATAGGCATAAAAGTAAGGTTAGCACCTTCTTGTTTTTTAAATGCTTCTTTTGTTTTAGTTCTCCACAAAACAACATTTGTCAAGTCAGCTTCTACACAAGAAGTAACATGAGGAGCCGTTTGTTTCGATTGGACCATTCTGTCAGCAATCATCTTGCGTACACGATCCATTTCAATAACCTCATCGCCATTATCTAATGCTACTGCCGGAGGAGTAGTAGTTACTTTAGGAGCTGAAGAAATAGAAGGGTTAGAAGGTTTCTGAACTGTTGTTGCAGTTTTTTGAATAGGATTAGTAACACCGCTTTCAAGGAAATCTAACATATCCTTTTTCGTTACCCTTCCTTCTTTTCCTGTACCTGGAATACTATCCAACACCTCTTGCGAAATGCCTTCTTTTTTAGCAATATTTCTAACTAGAGGAGAGTAGAATCTATTTCCACTTTTCGCACTAATTTCGTTTGTATTATCTGTATTATTAGCATGTACAATAGTATTCTCTACTGCACTATTTGTAGTAGTTACTTTTGCTTCTGTTTCAGCATTATCCTCACCTGCAATTTCTACAATTGCAATGGCAGCTCCAATCTGAACAACATCGTCTTTAGTAACTAATATTTTCTTTATTATTCCTTCTACAGTAGCAGGTACTTCTGTATCTACTTTATCCGTTGCTACTTCAACAACCGATTCATCTAATGTAATAGAATCGCCTTCTTCTTTAAGCCATTCTAAAACTGTAGCTTCCATAACACCTTCTCCCATTGCTGGAAGAACCATTTCTACTTGTGCCATATTGTATTTATTGAATTATAAATCGAAGACCAATGGTATATCAATTTTGTGCAAAGGTAATAAAAGACTTCTTAATAAATTAGTGTCCATCCTACGCATAAATGATATTTATCATGTAATTAAGAATAATACATGTTAATATTTCTTAGAAAATACATTTTATGTATTTAATCTCCTAAATCTTTTAATAGCTTGAAGCAAAATTTGAAAATCTTCTATTCGGTTACCTACTACAAAAGTCAATAAAGTTGAGTGTTTCATTTATAGTACTTCTCTTTTTATTTGGTCCATCAGATAGTTTAACTACTGTATTAAGCGATACAGTTATTATAGATCAGCAGTTGGAACAGTTTTACTCACATTACAAACAAAGAAGTGACAGTGCAGCCTATTTTGCAAAAGAAGCATTACGTCTTTCAAACCAAATTAATGATATAAGCAGAGCAGGAAAATCGGCTCATTATTTAGGTGTTTATTATCATGGTTTAAATATAAATTATGACAGTGCTCAGAAATACTATCTACTTGCTACAGACCCTGGTAGAACTCCCTATGAATTATGTATGACGTATACTAACCTTGG includes:
- a CDS encoding dihydrolipoamide acetyltransferase family protein, giving the protein MAQVEMVLPAMGEGVMEATVLEWLKEEGDSITLDESVVEVATDKVDTEVPATVEGIIKKILVTKDDVVQIGAAIAIVEIAGEDNAETEAKVTTTNSAVENTIVHANNTDNTNEISAKSGNRFYSPLVRNIAKKEGISQEVLDSIPGTGKEGRVTKKDMLDFLESGVTNPIQKTATTVQKPSNPSISSAPKVTTTPPAVALDNGDEVIEMDRVRKMIADRMVQSKQTAPHVTSCVEADLTNVVLWRTKTKEAFKKQEGANLTFMPIIISAIAKAIKEYPMINVQVDGTNIIVKKDINIGMAVAMPNGNLIVPVIRNADRLSLSGLALKIQDLSTRARENKLKPEELSGGTYTVSNIGSFGNTIGTPIIMQPQVAIMAIGTIRKKPAVIETPQGDVIGIRQFAYFSHSYDHRVVDGALGGMFVRKVADILEQWDLDLSI